Proteins encoded by one window of Carassius auratus strain Wakin chromosome 24, ASM336829v1, whole genome shotgun sequence:
- the LOC113042597 gene encoding protein-L-isoaspartate O-methyltransferase domain-containing protein 1-like: MGGAVSAGEDNDDLIDNLKDAQYIRTDRVEQAFRAIDRGDYYLDGYRENAYKDLAWKHGNIHLSAPCIYSEVMEALKLQQGLSFLNLGSGTGYLSTMVGLIIGPFGVNHGVELHKDVVEYAKERLDDFIKNSDSFDRFEFCEPHFVVGNCLEISSDSHQYDRIYCGAGVQKDHENYMKILLKVGGILVMPIEDQLTQITRTGQSSWESKNILAVSFAPLVPQSRTDGCKPEAVVLPPLSVRSLQDLARIYIRRTLRNLTNEEQPANNNTQRSSQKRKRRRCRRRRRRINTYVFVGNQLIPQPMDSEEDECIEEESKEEEQEKDTEPVKPEEPRVNHLRDKILSLPLPESLKAYLLFYREK, from the exons ATGGGGGGAGCAGTCAGTGCTGGCGAGGACAATGACGATTTGATAGACAACCTGAAGGATGCGCAGTACATCCGCACAGACCGCGTGGAGCAGGCCTTTAGGGCCATAGACCGTGGAGATTATTACCTGGACGGCTACAGAGAAAATGCCTACAAGGATCTGGCGTGGAAGCACGGGAATATACACCTGTCAGCGCCGTGCATCTACTCTGAGGTGATGGAAGCCCTGAAACTCCAGCAGGGTTTGTCTTTCCTGAACCTCGGCAGCGGCACGGGATACCTGAGCACCATGGTGGGCCTGATCATAG GTCCGTTTGGGGTAAATCATGGCGTTGAGCTACACAAGGATGTGGTGGAATATGCAAAAGAAAGACTGGATGACTTCATTAAGAACAGCGACAGCTTTGACAG GTTTGAGTTCTGTGAACCACACTTTGTGGTGGGGAATTGTCTGGAGATTTCCTCAGACAGTCACCAGTACGACCGCATCTACTGCGGCGCTGGAGTTCAGAAGGACCACGAGAACTACATGAAGATCCTGCTGAAAGTCGGAGGCATTTTGGTCATGCCGATAGAGGATCAG CTGACTCAGATCACCAGAACCGGTCAGAGCTCCTGGGAGAGTAAGAATATCCTGGCTGTGTCATTTGCTCCTCTTGTTCCGCAGAGCAGGACAGACGGCTGCAAGCCTGAAGCTGTGGTGCTCC CGCCGCTGTCCGTGAGGAGTCTTCAGGACCTGGCGCGAATCTATATCCGCCGTACCCTCCGCAACCTGACCAATGAGGAGCAACCTGCCAACAACAACACACAGCGATCGTCCCAGAAGCGCAAACGCAGACGCTGTCGCCGCCGCCGCCGCCGCATCAACACCTACGTGTTCGTGGGCAACCAGCTGATTCCTCAACCCATGGACAGCGAGGAGGACGAATGCATCGAGGAGGAGAGCAAAGAGGAGGAGCAGGAGAAAGACACTGAGCCGGTTAAACCTGAGGAGCCACGGGTCAACCATCTGAGAGACAAAATCCTGAGTCTGCCGCTGCCCGAGTCGCTGAAGGCGTACCTGCTGTTCTACCGCGAGAAATAA
- the LOC113042605 gene encoding suppression of tumorigenicity 18 protein-like yields the protein MMQLQTQISSMECNLKTIEEENKIIEQHNDGLLKELAHLSQALINSLTDIQLPQMGPINEQNFEAYVNTLTDMYNNSEHEYSPECKALLDSIRQAIKGIHV from the exons ATGATGCAGCTCCAGACTCAG ATTTCATCCATGGAGTGCAACCTGAAAACTATCGAGGAGGAGAATAAAATAATCGAGCAGCACAACGACGGTCTGTTGAAGGAGTTAGCGCATCTGAGTCAAGCACTTATCAACAGTCTGACAGATATCCAGCTGCCGCAAATG GGTCCAATAAATGAACAGAACTTCGAAGCGTATGTGAACACGTTGACGGATATGTACAACAATTCAGAGCATGAGTATTCGCCCGAATGCAAAGCCTTACTGGACAGCATCAGACAGGCCATCAAGGGCATTCACGTATAA